Proteins from a genomic interval of Pecten maximus unplaced genomic scaffold, xPecMax1.1, whole genome shotgun sequence:
- the LOC117321127 gene encoding uncharacterized protein LOC117321127: protein MAAKYQSTKETANFARICRLMIDVVPDVFRELLHSRLPSSGLGPVLGNQKGQIFSLLNNQQKKILFPKGGVFAGSLQDLDTSLIYILLRNLGNIPPHKNGWGRVPDLADRSLSANIDRLRVQRNEAYAHANTASISDGDFKIRWADIRKSVEDIENTVLTSMAFVAKVDSILSMRIDPQTEQNFIVLVQELDGEIGDIKVQQATIIKTDVEGVKGAVSDVTALHNTTTRDVGEIKGAVSDVTARLDMTVVEIKGAVSDVTARHDTTARDVDDIKVEVSDVKDRQDTITKDVDTLKERNSKLTAMIERDPKLAAMIETTRAKIEGDRQSYHFIATKSFHEAQKKLKNRMVIIKGNTGDGKSSIAMELLRFLCCDEEGQQKRCLQPLELHDIKDVDLVAPKSGLVIYFDDIFGKNVVCKGDVDEWEKREECILSKLCESENSEGNILVMTIRSEILNSLDSSFSKKIFTEENIVDLSEYKDEEEKRKLLRLYEPKVKFDKWTDKEEKEIFKSCPDIGFPQCCRLFRDTPTLQAERVNFFRRPFHFVKSCLDKLKDGKFYGLLYLFLNGGKVIENDLDPSNENVDRKLLEAAFAVDVFKVDPTDELVYNKGRKAEFVKELLERLLGSLVKKESTQKQGRFYPCYKFSHDSIEETVALLYGEKTPIGYIQNCPCKLLSYITTTKNTPNRIVISSDDQTNAMYKRIVKEMKECKSVDPKRYRYSSEWNYLVTLDVWTDCQFLQGFVRYLSGQTGFVRWLSGQNVDYSLYHEIKHDLFNQACSTGSDECALFLLSEGVKPDKETPFCVVKGGSVQLLNKLLKCKVITPTARARRSRSSYYSRDINVLHEACLFEREEMVTTLCDTYPHLVHETDDDRQSTLHLVALTGNCGLFQRVERLVLKSLCRYKVQHKCEIEDGRVVHRSCVCGRYMSQLVDKYGYKILHRSCREGHRELSLYLCQSYPALGLTLLHWSCSHGRRELSLELCKLYPALTTAVDKRGYNCLHHIARGTSDVDMFTKCERHVKQYVEKTGGKYDITTMLTSDGKSVLDLAKKWTEWKKWMRQWGELDNNPLYDHLVQLFAK, encoded by the exons ATGGCTGCCAAGTACCAGTCGACCAAGGAAACTGCTAATTTTGCCCGAATTTGTAGACTGATGATTGATGTCGTCCCAGATGTCTTCAGAGAATTACTCCACTCTCGTCTGCCATCCTCAGGACTTGGCCCTGTTCTTGGGAACCAGAAGGGACAGATCTTCTCTTTGTTGAATAACCAGCAGAAGAAGATCCTGTTCCCCAAAGGTGGAGTGTTTGCAGGGTCATTGCAAGATTTAGATACATCTCTTATCTATATCCTGCTTAGGAACCTTGGAAACATTCCACCTCACAAGAACGGTTGGGGGAGAGTTCCAGATTTGGCAGACAGATCGCTTTCGGCCAACATTGACCGTCTGCGAGTTCAGCGTAATGAAGCTTACGCACATGCAAACACTGCCTCCATTTCTGATGGAGATTTCAAAATCAGATGGGCCGACATCAGGAAAAGTGTTGAAGACATAGAGAATACTGTATTGACAAGTATGGCATTTGTAGCAAAGGTGGACAGTATACTGTCCATGAGGATTGACCCACAGACAGAGCAAAATTTTATTGTTCTTGTACAGGAACTTGATG GGGAAATCGGTGACATCAAAGTCCAACAGGCCACGATTATTAAGACAGATGTGGAGGGTGTAAAGG GGGCAGTCAGTGATGTCACAGCCCTACATAACACGACGACAAGAGATGTGGGTGAAATAAAAG GGGCAGTCAGTGATGTCACAGCCCGACTTGACATGACGGTGGTTGAAATAAAAG GGGCAGTCAGTGATGTCACAGCCCGACATGACACGACTGCTAGAGATGTGGATGACATAAAAg ttgAAGTCAGTGACGTGAAGGACAGACAAGACACCATAACAAAAGATGTGGATACCTTAAAGG aaaggAATTCCAAGCTGACGGCCATGATTG AAAGGGATCCTAAGTTGGCAGCCATGATTG AAACAACAAGAGCTAAGATAGAGGGAGATAGACAAAGCTACCATTTTATTGCCACCAAAAGTTTCCATGAAGCTCAGAAAAAACTGAAGAACAGGATGGTTATAATCAAGGGAAACACAGGAGATGGGAAGTCGTCTATTGCCATGGAACTTCTCCGTTTCCTGTGCTGTGATGAGGAGGGCCAACAGAAACGATGTCTACAGCCACTGGAACTACACGACATCAAGGACGTGGATTTGGTGGCACCAAAGTCTGGATTAGTTATCTATTTCGATGATATTTTTGGCAAAAATGTTGTGTGTAAAGGAGATGTAGATGAATGGGAGAAAAGAGAAGAATGTATTCTTTCAAAACTGTGTGAAAGTGAGAACTCTGAGGGCAATATCCTTGTCATGACCATCCGTagtgaaattttaaattctttagaTAGTTctttttcgaaaaaaatattCACTGAAGAGAACATTGTTGATCTCAGTGAATACAAAGATGAAGAAGAAAAACGGAAATTATTAAGGTTGTATGAACCAAAagttaaatttgataaatgGACAGATAAGGAAGAGAAAGAGATCTTCAAGTCATGTCCTGACATTGGGTTTCCCCAATGTTGTAGATTATTCAGGGACACACCTACTTTGCAAGCAGAAAGGGTCAACTTCTTTAGAAGACCTTTTCATTTTGTGAAATCGTGTTTAGATAAATTAAAGGATGGAAAATTTTATGGGCTGCTGTATCTGTTCCTCAATGGAGGCAAAGTGATAGAAAATGATTTAGACCCTTCTAACGAAAATGTTGATAGAAAATTGTTAGAAGCAGCATTTGCTGTTGATGTATTCAAAGTTGATCCAACAGATGAACTTGTTTACAACAAGGGGAGGAAAGCTGAATTTGTGAAGGAGTTGTTAGAAAGATTGTTGGGTTCCCTGGTGAAAAAAGAGTCCACCCAAAAACAAGGCAGATTTTATCCTTGTTACAAATTCAGCCACGACTCCATTGAGGAAACAGTGGCACTTCTGTATGGAGAGAAAACTCCTATTGGCTACATACAGAATTGTCCCTGCAAGTTACTcagttatataactacaacaaAAAACACCCCAAACAGGATAGTTATATCATCTGATGATCAAACCAATGCCATGTATAAACGTATCGTCAAAGAGATGAAAGAGTGTAAATCTGTTGATCCTAAAAGGTACAGGTATTCTAGTGAGTGGAACTATTTAGTTACATTAGATGTATGGACAGATTGCCAGTTTCTACAGGGATTTGTCAGATACCTAAGTGGTCAGACAGGATTTGTCCGATGGCTAAGTGGTCAGAATGTTGACTACAGTTTATACCACGAGATAAAACATGACTTGTTTAATCAGGCATGCTCTACTGGTTCAGATGAATGTGCTTTGTTTCTCCTGTCTGAAGGTGTTAAACCTGACAAGGAGACACCATTTTGTGTGGTGAAGGGTGGGAGTGTACAACTACTAAATAAACTACTTAAGTGTAAAGTCATCACTCCTACAGCGAGGGCACGCAGGTCACGATCATCATATTATAGTAGAGATATCAATGTCCTACACGAGGCGTGTTTGTTTGAGAGAGAAGAGATGGTGACAACGTTGTGTGACACTTATCCACACTTGGTACATGAGACTGATGACGATAGACAAAGCACGCTCCATCTTGTGGCACTGACAGGAAACTGTGGTCTATTTCAGAGAGTGGAGAGATTGGTACTTAAATCATTGTGTAGGTATAAAGTTCAACATAAATGTGAGATAGAAGATGGTCGTGTGGTACATAGGAGTTGTGTGTGTGGAAggtacatgtcacagttagtggACAAGTATGGGTATAAAATATTACATCGTAGTTGTAGAGagggacacagggagcttagtttatacctgtgtcagTCCTACCCAGCACTAGGCCTAACACTATTACATTGGAGTTGTAGTCATGGACgcagggagcttagtttagagctgtgtaagttatacccagcactaactacagctgtagataaacGTGGGTATAATTGTCTACATCACATAGCCAGGGGGACATCGGATGTAGACATGTTCACTAAGTGTGAACGTCACGTAAAACAGTACGTAGAGAAAACAGGAGGTAAGTATGACATCACGACCATGCTTACTAGTGACGGGAAATCTGTTTTAGACCTGGCAAAGAAATGGACAGAGTGGAAGAAGTGGATGAGACAGTGGGGGGAGTTAGATAACAACCCTTTGTATGACCATCTTGTTCAATTATTTGctaaatga